The proteins below come from a single Zea mays cultivar B73 chromosome 8, Zm-B73-REFERENCE-NAM-5.0, whole genome shotgun sequence genomic window:
- the LOC100281057 gene encoding NAC domain-containing protein 74 isoform X1, with product MEVLRDMHLPPGFGFHPSDTELVSHYLKRKILGQKIEYDPIPEVDIYKHEPWDLPAKCNLPIEDNKWHFFASRDRKYPTGSRSNRATLAGYWKSTGKDRAIKLKKRTLGTKKTLVFHEGRPPSGRRTEWIMHEYYIDENECKVSPDMKDAFVLCRVTKRSDWELDNEVGNRYPHLEQLDAAAASVASTVKPEDAVATVICPEESNRAATPVGSDELSNDVGQEPITPDSSPPNGGKELEVWLEELLDPSPSFNLVADTRSADVSLTDQYAESSNPGSVSRNIGPGHASPIQDGTDATDYLLTDDLPEDLYSMLYPGTDQFYDSMFLEQAGQEGIAFPTNQAYYMMGMESYALPTNLNGTLNAELQSDQENNTTNLANGNTDTGVTIQSRRATTSPANISLAAGKIKMQVGINRMVTSSSVSINQTMRFTDNSGRRLDLKTDDVEHQKKTTNSAISAKQSRAANPEGHSSQGYLKGFKNTFRCSSAGFKAYISFAFFVVGVAAAAVLHHHRSCANL from the exons ATGGAAGTACTGCGTGATATGCACCTGCCACCAGGATTTGGATTCCATCCTTCGGATACTGAACTTGTTTCTCACTACctgaagaggaaaatacttggccaGAAAATTGAGTATGATCCTATACCAGAGGTTGATATATATAAGCATGAACCATGGGATTTACCTG CAAAGTGCAATCTTCCAATCGAGGACAACAAGTGGCATTTCTTTGCCTCTCGTGACAGGAAGTACCCTACTGGCTCTAGGTCAAACAGGGCAACACTCGCTGGTTACTGGAAATCAACTGGGAAGGACCGAGCCATAAAGCTGAAGAAGCGAACTCTAGGAACAAAGAAGACTTTAGTCTTTCATgagggtcggcctccctctggcaGACGCACTGAGTGGATTATGCATGAGTATTACATAGATGAGAACGAATGTAAAGTCAGCCCTGATATGAAG gATGCTTTTGTCCTCTGCCGTGTTACTAAGAGAAGTGACTGGGAACTGGATAATGAGGTGGGCAACAGGTACCCTCATCTGGAACAACTAGATGCTGCTGCTGCATCAGTTGCCAGCACTGTAAAGCCAGAAGATGCGGTTGCCACAGTTATCTGTCCAGAAGAATCTAATCGTGCTGCTACACCAGTTGGCAGTGATGAACTATCTAATGATGTTGGTCAGGAACCTATCACTCCTGATTCATCACCTCCAAACGGTGGTAAAGAACTGGAAGTATGGCTGGAAGAACTGTTGGATCCTTCACCTTCATTTAACCTTGTAGCTGATACTCGTTCTGCTGATGTGTCTCTGACTGACCAATATGCTGAATCGTCC AATCCTGGTTCTGTGTCTCGGAATATTGGACCAGGCCATGCTAGCCCTATCCAGGATGGAACAGATGCTACAGACTACCTATTAACTGATGATCTTCCCGAGGATCTTTACAGTATGTTGTATCCTGGTACTGACCAGTTCTATGATAGTATGTTCTTGGAACAAGCTGGCCAGGAAGGTATTGCTTTTCCTACCAACCAAGCGTACTACATGATGGGAATGGAATCCTATGCTCTTCCAACCAACTTGAACGGAACTCTGAATGCTGAATTGCAGTCAGACCAGGAAAATAACACGACGAATCTGGCAAATGGAAATACTGACACTGGAGTTACAATACAAAGCCGCAGAGCAACCACATCTCCTGCTAACATTTCACTAGCAGCTGGCAAGATTAAAATGCAGGTTGGAATTAATAGGATGGTCACAAGTAGTTCCGTATCCATCAACCAGACCATGCGGTTTACAGATAACAGTGGCCGACGTCTTGATCTCAAGACTGATGATGTTGAGCACCAGAAGAAAACTACAAACAGTGCCATTTCTGCCAAGCAGTCTAGGGCAGCCAATCCTGAAGGCCACAGTAGTCAAGGCTACCTCAAGGGCTTCAAAAATACATTCAGATGTTCATCAGCTGGATTCAAGGCATACATATCTTTTGCCTTTTTTGTGGTTGGAGTCGCTGCTGCTGCAGTGCTGCATCACCACCGCTCCTGTGCCAACCTATAA
- the LOC100281057 gene encoding NAC domain-containing protein 74 has protein sequence MEVLRDMHLPPGFGFHPSDTELVSHYLKRKILGQKIEYDPIPEVDIYKHEPWDLPAKCNLPIEDNKWHFFASRDRKYPTGSRSNRATLAGYWKSTGKDRAIKLKKRTLGTKKTLVFHEGRPPSGRRTEWIMHEYYIDENECKVSPDMKDAFVLCRVTKRSDWELDNEVGNRYPHLEQLDAAAASVASTVKPEDAVATVICPEESNRAATPVGSDELSNDVGQEPITPDSSPPNGGKELEVWLEELLDPSPSFNLVADTRSADVSLTDQYAESSNLQNPGSVSRNIGPGHASPIQDGTDATDYLLTDDLPEDLYSMLYPGTDQFYDSMFLEQAGQEGIAFPTNQAYYMMGMESYALPTNLNGTLNAELQSDQENNTTNLANGNTDTGVTIQSRRATTSPANISLAAGKIKMQVGINRMVTSSSVSINQTMRFTDNSGRRLDLKTDDVEHQKKTTNSAISAKQSRAANPEGHSSQGYLKGFKNTFRCSSAGFKAYISFAFFVVGVAAAAVLHHHRSCANL, from the exons ATGGAAGTACTGCGTGATATGCACCTGCCACCAGGATTTGGATTCCATCCTTCGGATACTGAACTTGTTTCTCACTACctgaagaggaaaatacttggccaGAAAATTGAGTATGATCCTATACCAGAGGTTGATATATATAAGCATGAACCATGGGATTTACCTG CAAAGTGCAATCTTCCAATCGAGGACAACAAGTGGCATTTCTTTGCCTCTCGTGACAGGAAGTACCCTACTGGCTCTAGGTCAAACAGGGCAACACTCGCTGGTTACTGGAAATCAACTGGGAAGGACCGAGCCATAAAGCTGAAGAAGCGAACTCTAGGAACAAAGAAGACTTTAGTCTTTCATgagggtcggcctccctctggcaGACGCACTGAGTGGATTATGCATGAGTATTACATAGATGAGAACGAATGTAAAGTCAGCCCTGATATGAAG gATGCTTTTGTCCTCTGCCGTGTTACTAAGAGAAGTGACTGGGAACTGGATAATGAGGTGGGCAACAGGTACCCTCATCTGGAACAACTAGATGCTGCTGCTGCATCAGTTGCCAGCACTGTAAAGCCAGAAGATGCGGTTGCCACAGTTATCTGTCCAGAAGAATCTAATCGTGCTGCTACACCAGTTGGCAGTGATGAACTATCTAATGATGTTGGTCAGGAACCTATCACTCCTGATTCATCACCTCCAAACGGTGGTAAAGAACTGGAAGTATGGCTGGAAGAACTGTTGGATCCTTCACCTTCATTTAACCTTGTAGCTGATACTCGTTCTGCTGATGTGTCTCTGACTGACCAATATGCTGAATCGTCC AATTTGCAGAATCCTGGTTCTGTGTCTCGGAATATTGGACCAGGCCATGCTAGCCCTATCCAGGATGGAACAGATGCTACAGACTACCTATTAACTGATGATCTTCCCGAGGATCTTTACAGTATGTTGTATCCTGGTACTGACCAGTTCTATGATAGTATGTTCTTGGAACAAGCTGGCCAGGAAGGTATTGCTTTTCCTACCAACCAAGCGTACTACATGATGGGAATGGAATCCTATGCTCTTCCAACCAACTTGAACGGAACTCTGAATGCTGAATTGCAGTCAGACCAGGAAAATAACACGACGAATCTGGCAAATGGAAATACTGACACTGGAGTTACAATACAAAGCCGCAGAGCAACCACATCTCCTGCTAACATTTCACTAGCAGCTGGCAAGATTAAAATGCAGGTTGGAATTAATAGGATGGTCACAAGTAGTTCCGTATCCATCAACCAGACCATGCGGTTTACAGATAACAGTGGCCGACGTCTTGATCTCAAGACTGATGATGTTGAGCACCAGAAGAAAACTACAAACAGTGCCATTTCTGCCAAGCAGTCTAGGGCAGCCAATCCTGAAGGCCACAGTAGTCAAGGCTACCTCAAGGGCTTCAAAAATACATTCAGATGTTCATCAGCTGGATTCAAGGCATACATATCTTTTGCCTTTTTTGTGGTTGGAGTCGCTGCTGCTGCAGTGCTGCATCACCACCGCTCCTGTGCCAACCTATAA